From the genome of Chroicocephalus ridibundus chromosome 1, bChrRid1.1, whole genome shotgun sequence, one region includes:
- the LOC134523069 gene encoding galactosylgalactosylxylosylprotein 3-beta-glucuronosyltransferase 1-like, which yields MLRRRNLLTTLLIALPWALLLTLWHQYPTTRYLSLLRKETDENVTSKVLLNGTSALREEGLPSCIRQQQSIGATPKVIQNYVYSRPPPWSDTLPTIFVITPTYTRPVQKAELTRLANTFLHVQNLHWVVVEDSPRRTNLVSNLLEKAGLNFTHLNVETPKSLKLGLSWIPSHTPRGTLQRNLGLHWLRDSFSNTAPPEGVVYFADDDNTYSLELFEEMRYTRRVSVWPVAFVGGLRYESPKVSPAGKVVGWKTVFDPNRPFAIDMAGFAISIKLILEKPQASFKLEGVKGGYQETSLLKDLVTMDGLEPKAANCTKVLVWHTRTERPTLVNEGKRGFTDPRVEV from the exons ATGCTGAGGAGACGTAACCTTCTTACCACGCTCCTGATCGCCTTGCCATGGGCTCTTCTCCTAACCTTGTGGCACCAGTACCCAACTACCCGCTACCTCAGCCTGTTGAGAA AAGAGACAGATGAGAACGTGACCTCTAAAGTTCTTCTCAATGGTACATCTGCACTGAGAGAAGAAGGCCTCCCATCATGCATTCGGCAGCAGCAAAGCATAGGGGCAACGCCTAAAGTCATCCAGAATTATGTGTACTCCAGGCCTCCCCCATGGTCAGACACCCTGCCAACCATCTTTGTTATCACCCCTACCTACACCCGGCCAGTCCAAAAAGCTGAGCTGACCCGTCTGGCCAACACCTTCCTACACGTACAGAACCTGCactgggtggtggtggaggacTCGCCCCGGAGGACCAACCTGGTATCCAacctgctggagaaggcagggctCAACTTCACCCACCTCAATGTGGAGACACCCAAGAGTTTGAAGCTGGGACTGTCCTGGATCCCATCCCACACCCCAAGGGGGACACTACAGAGGAACCTGGGGCTGCATTGGCTGAGGGACAGCTTCAGCAACACAGCGCCACCAGAAGGGGTAGTGTATTTTGCTGATGATGATAACACCTACAGCCTGGAGCTCTTTGAAGAG ATGCGCTACACAAGGAGGGTGTCAGTCTGGCCGGTGGCTTTTGTTGGGGGACTGCGATATGAATCCCCAAAAGTGAGCCCAGCAGGGAAGGTGGTGGGCTGGAAAACCGTCTTTGACCCTAACCGGCCCTTTGCTATTGACATGGCTGGATTTGCTATCAGCATCAAGCTGATTTTGGAGAAGCCTCAGGCCAGTTTCAAGCTGGAGGGAGTTAAAGGAGGCTACCAGGAAACCAGTCTGCTGAAGGATCTAGTGACTATGGATGGCCTGGAGCCCAAAGCAGCCAACTGCACAAAG GTGTTGGTCTGGCACACAAGAACTGAGAGGCCCACTCTGGTTAACGAAGGCAAGCGCGGATTTACAGACCCCAGAGTAGAGGTGTAA